From Pseudomonadota bacterium:
GCATGGCCAGCGCAGCGGAGACGATGCCGGGCAGGGTTGCCACATTGGCCACCTGCTCAATGGCCTCGTCGTCCTTGATATGCGCCAGCATCTCCTCGTCCGCGTAGAGGATCCCAGGCACGTTCATCCCAGGTTTGTAGTCCCGGGGTATCTCCCAGCGGTATTTATCTTTTTGGATAAGCCTTTTTGTCCCTGACATAATCGATTTCCTTAAATGTCGAATAGTACCTGAACTCTTACACCGTCCGGCTTCTCTTCGATTTGTGTCATGTGGTAGGTCGCGGCCTTTATCTCCGTCTTTATACTGTGCCTTTCCGGGTCGAGCTTTTCCCCGTAACATCTGGCAACGATTTTATTAGTGTCGAGTTCCGATATCTCGAATCGTTTAAACAGGATCTTTTCGACTTCAAACACGAATAACAGTTCGTTCAGCCATGATACCAGGAGGTCTTTTGCACCGTCGGCCGTTACTTCTACGTCGCGAGTAATTTTTTCGTTGACCATGTCGATATCGGCTATGATGCTGAACATGCCAAGTGCCGCGTTAGCGAAGGCCTTCTTCATGTCGGCTCCATACGCTGCGATGGCCACATCGGCCGTGTGATCGATTATCTCAAACCCTTCGCGCATTTTCAGAGGTCACATTATAACAGAAACAGTGCGATAATGCGTCCATTAATAACAGCAGATCGCTTAACACGACATAATCTTTGCAATCTACGCCGCTTTTGGTGAAGTGACGCGGTTTATGGTTTTGTTGACAACATCCTCCCTTTCTGGTTTGATATATCGGAAGGAGGTGTTCCTTTGAGACTTCCCTTTCTCCCAAAAGAAGACAAGTTCTTCGACCTGTTTGACGAAGGCGCCAAGAATCTCGTTAAGACGACTGAAGTATTTGCTGATTTAGTGGCAAACTGGGAGGACGTTCCCGCCAAGGCTCGCCATATCAAGGAGCTGGAACATTACGGTGACGAGGTAACGCACCGCATCGTTGCGCTACTTCACTCGACCTTTGTCACGCCCATAGACCGCGAGGATATAGCGCACCTCGCTGAGCACATCGACGATGTGCTTGACTGCATAGAGGACGCTGCTACGTGCATGTCCATTTACGAAGTGGCGCGGCCGACGACCAGGTGTCAGGAACTGGCAAAAATACTCGTAAAGATAACCGCGGAAGTAGGGGTTGCGATACCGAAGCTGCGCAATCGCAACGAACTGCACAAACTTC
This genomic window contains:
- a CDS encoding archease, producing MREGFEIIDHTADVAIAAYGADMKKAFANAALGMFSIIADIDMVNEKITRDVEVTADGAKDLLVSWLNELLFVFEVEKILFKRFEISELDTNKIVARCYGEKLDPERHSIKTEIKAATYHMTQIEEKPDGVRVQVLFDI
- a CDS encoding DUF47 domain-containing protein — translated: MRLPFLPKEDKFFDLFDEGAKNLVKTTEVFADLVANWEDVPAKARHIKELEHYGDEVTHRIVALLHSTFVTPIDREDIAHLAEHIDDVLDCIEDAATCMSIYEVARPTTRCQELAKILVKITAEVGVAIPKLRNRNELHKLPASCIEINRLENEADAIARSALAELFRDKLDTADIIKWREIYQYMETATDRCEDIANVLEGVMIKRT